Proteins encoded in a region of the Ornithodoros turicata isolate Travis chromosome 3, ASM3712646v1, whole genome shotgun sequence genome:
- the LOC135389115 gene encoding calmodulin-beta-like, with translation MNKADVCRPSKDEHRGETHEGDSLQLTEDQLSQFKDAFTLFDKDGSGSILSSDLGTVMRSLGYNPTEADIKDILGSEEIRDRIDFPEFLTIMAKNVRALDTEEEIREAFKVFDRNGDGFISTAELRHVMTTLGEKLSTEEVDEMIREADKDGDGQINYDEFVSMMTSK, from the exons ATGAACAAGGCGGATGTTTGCAGGCCGTCCAAGGATGAACACAGGGGAGAAACGCACGAAGGAGATAGCCTACAGCTAACGGAAGATCAGTTATCCCAATTCAAGGACGCCTTCACTTTATTCGATAAGGATGGCAGTGGCAGCATTCTTTCCTCGGACTTGGGCACCGTCATGCGCTCCTTGGGATACAATCCCACCGAAGCTGACATAAAG GATATTCTTGGCTCTGAAGAGATCCGTGACAGGATCGACTTCCCAGAATTCCTGACCATCATGGCGAAGAACGTTCGTGCGCTGGATACCGAAGAAGAAATCCGTGAAGCTTTCAAGGTGTTCGACCGCAACGGCGACGGCTTCATCAGCACTGCAGAACTGAGGCACGTAATGACCACCTTGGGCGAGAAACTCTCCACGGAGGAGGTGGACGAGATGATAAGGGAAGCGGACAAGGATGGCGACGGACAGATCAACTACGACGAGTTCGTCAGCATGATGACGTCCAAGTGA
- the LOC135389114 gene encoding adhesive plaque matrix protein-like isoform X1, with protein MRGPTFFLVGLTLVSSVLGRAPALRSGWGMARDTMPLSCPQTPPTCPRCYSVPTKELLDSVCSKDYVVRVVSANSLKTEGTRACGQLQVRSAGRGQLVDFSSVLHASLRRDCDCEPVLKRTGQFYILAKRSNFQGDVKLSKLSLDENVAVLSYNYRNARPLHSALKRCPPLEADKRSDSYAAGSSGGGSYGAGQETATLVSVSTYKVVVPSQSYSKSYPAPSYAAPYAAPSYAYPAPSYPAASYPAPSYPAPSYEASYAPPSYGASYPVASYPAPSYEASYAPPSYGASYPAPSYPAPSYPAPSYPAPSYGASYAPPSYAAPAPAYPAPSYEASYVPPSYGASYAPPSYGASYAPPSYGASYAPPSYGAPAPAYPAPSYEASYAPPSYGASYAPPSYGAPAPAYPAPSYEASYAPPSYGASYAPPSYGAPAPAYPAPSYEASYAPPSYGASYAPPSYGAPAPAYPAPSYEASYAPPSYGASYAPPSYGAPAPAYPAPSYEASYAPPSYGASYAPPSYGAPAPAYPAPSYEASYAPPSYSASYAPPSYGAPAPAYPAPSYEASYAPPSYGMSYAPPSYGAPAPAYPAPSYEASYAPPSYGASYAPPSYAAPAPAYPAPSYEAPYAPPSYGASYAPPSYGAPAPAYPAPSYEASYAPPSYGASYAPPSYGAPAPAYPAPSYEASYAPPSYGASYAPPSYGAPAPAYPAPSYEASYAPPSYGASYAPPSYAAPAPAYPAPSYEASYAPPSYSASYAPPSYGAPAPAYPAPSYEASYAPPSYGMSYAPPSYGAPAPAYPAPSYEASYAPPSYGASYAPPSYGAPAPSYEASYAPPSYGGSYAPPMYSAPYPAPSYGASYAPPSYGASYAPPSYGASYPAPSYPAPSYSASYAPPSYGASYAPPSYGASYPAPSYPAPSYPAPSYPAPRYPAPSYPAPSYSAPTYGASYATPSYPVYHATPTYGASYPAMAYGTSYAPSSYPMQGAYAPATTFTPVLRPSHVVSYVPAKYVHDDGYAASYAAEGCLETASTINYDPTYVPAPATQKQKKVVKHYPATHRPHKPRPYYA; from the exons ATGCGCGGCCCGACCTTCTTCCTCGTGGGTCTCACCCTGGTGTCGTCCGTGCTAGGTCGCGCCCCAGC ACTCCGGAGCGGATGGGGAATGGCGCGAGACACGATGCCCCTGTCCTGTCCTCAAACACCACCAACTTGCCCCAGGTGTTACAGCGTACCGACCAAGGAACTCCTGGACAGCGTCTGCTCTAAGGACTACG TTGTTCGCGTTGTATCTGCGAACAGTTTGAAGACCG AGGGCACCCGTGCATGTGGACAGCTGCAAGTGAGGTCAGCAGGACGCGGCCAGCTTGTGGACTTCAGCAGCGTTCTTCATGCATCGCTGCGCAGGGACTGCGACTGTGAACCCGTGCTCAAGC GAACGGGACAGTTCTACATCTTGGCCAAGAGGTCGAACTTCCAAGGCGATGTGAAGCTCTCTAAGCTCAGCCTGGACGAAAATGTTGCTGTGCTGAGTTACAACTACAGAAACGCACGTCCACTACACAGTGCATTGAAGAGATGTCCTCCATTGGAAGCCGATAAACGTAGTGACTCATACGCTGCCGGAAGCTCTGGAGGAGGAAGCTATGGAGCTGGCCAAGAGACCGCTACCCTGGTCAGCGTCAGCACTTACAAGGTCGTCGTTCCAA GCCAGTCCTACAGCAAGAGCTATCCAGCTCCAAGCTATGCGGCACCGTATGCTGCTCCAAGCTATGCCTATCCAGCCCCAAGCTATCCTGCCGCAAGTTACCCCGCTCCTAGCTACCCTGCACCAAGCTACGAAGCCTCCTACGCGCCACCAAGCTATGGTGCTTCATACCCCGTTGCAAGCTATCCCGCTCCCAGCTACGAAGCATCCTATGCCCCACCAAGTTACGGCGCATCGTACCCTGCCCCAAGCTATCCAGCCCCAAGTTACCCCGCTCCAAGCTATCCTGCCCCGAGCTACGGTGCCTCCTATGCTCCACCAAGTTACGCAGCCCCTGCTCCAGCCTATCCCGCTCCAAGCTACGAGGCATCGTATGTACCTCCCAGTTACGGCGCCTCTTATGCTCCGCCCAGTTACGGCGCATCTTATGCTCCACCCAGCTACGGTGCGTCGTATGCTCCTCCAAGTTACGGGGCCCCTGCACCAGCCTATCCAGCTCCAAGCTACGAGGCATCTTATGCGCCACCCAGTTACGGCGCGTCTTATGCTCCACCAAGTTACGGAGCCCCTGCTCCAGCCTATCCAGCTCCAAGCTACGAGGCATCTTATGCGCCACCCAGTTACGGCGCGTCTTATGCTCCACCAAGTTACGGAGCCCCTGCTCCAGCCTATCCAGCTCCAAGCTACGAGGCATCTTATGCGCCACCCAGTTACGGCGCGTCTTATGCGCCACCAAGTTACGGAGCCCCTGCTCCAGCCTATCCCGCTCCAAGCTACGAGGCATCTTATGCGCCACCCAGTTACGGCGCGTCTTATGCGCCACCAAGTTACGGAGCCCCTGCTCCAGCCTATCCCGCTCCAAGCTACGAGGCATCTTATGCGCCACCCAGTTACGGCGCGTCTTATGCACCACCAAGTTACGGAGCCCCTGCTCCAGCCTATCCCGCTCCAAGCTACGAGGCATCTTATGCGCCACCCAGTTACAGCGCGTCTTATGCTCCACCAAGTTACGGAGCCCCTGCTCCAGCATATCCCGCTCCAAGCTATGAGGCATCTTATGCGCCACCGAGTTACGGCATGTCTTATGCTCCACCAAGTTACGGGGCCCCTGCACCAGCCTATCCTGCTCCAAGCTACGAGGCATCTTATGCGCCACCCAGTTACGGCGCGTCTTATGCTCCACCAAGTTACGCAGCCCCTGCCCCAGCCTATCCCGCTCCAAGCTACGAGGCACCTTATGCGCCACCCAGTTACGGCGCGTCTTATGCTCCACCAAGTTACGGAGCCCCTGCTCCAGCCTATCCCGCTCCAAGCTACGAGGCATCTTATGCGCCACCCAGTTACGGCGCGTCTTATGCTCCACCAAGCTACGGAGCCCCTGCTCCAGCCTATCCCGCTCCAAGCTACGAGGCATCTTATGCGCCACCCAGTTACGGCGCGTCTTATGCTCCACCAAGTTACGGGGCCCCTGCTCCAGCCTATCCCGCTCCAAGCTACGAGGCATCTTATGCGCCACCCAGCTACGGCGCGTCTTATGCTCCACCAAGTTACGCAGCCCCTGCTCCAGCCTATCCCGCTCCAAGCTATGAGGCATCATATGCGCCACCCAGTTACAGCGCGTCTTATGCTCCACCAAGTTACGGGGCCCCTGCTCCAGCATATCCCGCTCCAAGCTATGAGGCATCTTATGCGCCACCGAGTTACGGCATGTCTTATGCTCCACCAAGTTACGGAGCCCCTGCACCAGCCTATCCTGCTCCAAGCTATGAGGCATCATATGCGCCACCCAGTTACGGCGCGTCTTATGCTCCACCAAGTTACGGAGCCCCTGCTCCAAGCTACGAGGCATCTTATGCTCCACCAAGTTATGGTGGATCTTATGCACCACCGATGTACAGCGCACCCTACCCTGCTCCGAGCTATGGTGCCTCCTATGCCCCTCCAAGCTACGGAGCATCTTACGCACCTCCAAGTTATGGTGCATCCTATCCTGCCCCAAGCTATCCCGCGCCGAGCTACAGTGCTTCCTACGCCCCTCCAAGCTATGGCGCCTCTTACGCACCGCCAAGCTATGGCGCATCCTACCCTGCTCCAAGCTATCCCGCTCCAAGTTACCCCGCCCCGAGCTACCCTGCCCCGAGGTATCCTGCTCCAAGCTACCCTGCCCCAAGCTACTCCGCCCCTACCTACGGAGCATCTTACGCGACACCAAGCTACCCTGTATATCATGCCACTCCGACCTATGGCGCGTCGTACCCAGCTATGGCCTACGGTACATCCTATGCTCCGTCAAGCTATCCAATGCAGGGAGCTTATGCTCCGGCTACTACTTTTACTCCAGTGCTCCGCCCAAGTCATGTTGTATCTTATGTCCCAGCCAAGTATGTTCACGACGACGGTTATGCTGCTAGCTACGCCGCTGAAG GATGCCTGGAGACAGCTTCTACAATCAACTATGATCCAACATATGTTCCGGCCCCCGCGACTCAAAAGCAGAAGAAAGTTGTAAAGCATTATCCAGCAACACATCGTCCACATAAGCCACGGCCCTACTACGCATGA
- the LOC135389114 gene encoding adhesive plaque matrix protein-like isoform X3 gives MRGPTFFLVGLTLVSSVLGRAPALRSGWGMARDTMPLSCPQTPPTCPRCYSVPTKELLDSVCSKDYVVRVVSANSLKTEGTRACGQLQVRSAGRGQLVDFSSVLHASLRRDCDCEPVLKRTGQFYILAKRSNFQGDVKLSKLSLDENVAVLSYNYRNARPLHSALKRCPPLEADKRSDSYAAGSSGGGSYGAGQETATLVSVSTYKVVVPSQSYSKSYPAPSYAAPYAAPSYAYPAPSYPAASYPAPSYPAPSYEASYAPPSYGASYPVASYPAPSYEASYAPPSYGASYPAPSYPAPSYPAPSYPAPSYGASYAPPSYAAPAPAYPAPSYEASYVPPSYGASYAPPSYGASYAPPSYGASYAPPSYGAPAPAYPAPSYEASYAPPSYGASYAPPSYGAPAPAYPAPSYEASYAPPSYGASYAPPSYGAPAPAYPAPSYEASYAPPSYGASYAPPSYGAPAPAYPAPSYEASYAPPSYGASYAPPSYGAPAPAYPAPSYEASYAPPSYGASYAPPSYGAPAPAYPAPSYEASYAPPSYSASYAPPSYGAPAPAYPAPSYEASYAPPSYGMSYAPPSYGAPAPAYPAPSYEASYAPPSYGASYAPPSYAAPAPAYPAPSYEAPYAPPSYGASYAPPSYGAPAPAYPAPSYEASYAPPSYGASYAPPSYGAPAPAYPAPSYEASYAPPSYGASYAPPSYGAPAPAYPAPSYEASYAPPSYGASYAPPSYAAPAPAYPAPSYEASYAPPSYSASYAPPSYGAPAPAYPAPSYEASYAPPSYGMSYAPPSYGAPAPAYPAPSYEASYAPPSYGASYAPPSYGAPAPSYEASYAPPSYGGSYAPPMYSAPYPAPSYGASYAPPSYGASYAPPSYGASYPAPSYPAPSYSASYAPPSYGASYAPPSYGASYPAPSYPAPSYPAPSYPAPRYPAPSYPAPSYSAPTYGASYATPSYPVYHATPTYGASYPAMAYGTSYAPSSYPMQGAYAPATTFTPVLRPSHVVSYVPAKYVHDDGYAASYAAEG, from the exons ATGCGCGGCCCGACCTTCTTCCTCGTGGGTCTCACCCTGGTGTCGTCCGTGCTAGGTCGCGCCCCAGC ACTCCGGAGCGGATGGGGAATGGCGCGAGACACGATGCCCCTGTCCTGTCCTCAAACACCACCAACTTGCCCCAGGTGTTACAGCGTACCGACCAAGGAACTCCTGGACAGCGTCTGCTCTAAGGACTACG TTGTTCGCGTTGTATCTGCGAACAGTTTGAAGACCG AGGGCACCCGTGCATGTGGACAGCTGCAAGTGAGGTCAGCAGGACGCGGCCAGCTTGTGGACTTCAGCAGCGTTCTTCATGCATCGCTGCGCAGGGACTGCGACTGTGAACCCGTGCTCAAGC GAACGGGACAGTTCTACATCTTGGCCAAGAGGTCGAACTTCCAAGGCGATGTGAAGCTCTCTAAGCTCAGCCTGGACGAAAATGTTGCTGTGCTGAGTTACAACTACAGAAACGCACGTCCACTACACAGTGCATTGAAGAGATGTCCTCCATTGGAAGCCGATAAACGTAGTGACTCATACGCTGCCGGAAGCTCTGGAGGAGGAAGCTATGGAGCTGGCCAAGAGACCGCTACCCTGGTCAGCGTCAGCACTTACAAGGTCGTCGTTCCAA GCCAGTCCTACAGCAAGAGCTATCCAGCTCCAAGCTATGCGGCACCGTATGCTGCTCCAAGCTATGCCTATCCAGCCCCAAGCTATCCTGCCGCAAGTTACCCCGCTCCTAGCTACCCTGCACCAAGCTACGAAGCCTCCTACGCGCCACCAAGCTATGGTGCTTCATACCCCGTTGCAAGCTATCCCGCTCCCAGCTACGAAGCATCCTATGCCCCACCAAGTTACGGCGCATCGTACCCTGCCCCAAGCTATCCAGCCCCAAGTTACCCCGCTCCAAGCTATCCTGCCCCGAGCTACGGTGCCTCCTATGCTCCACCAAGTTACGCAGCCCCTGCTCCAGCCTATCCCGCTCCAAGCTACGAGGCATCGTATGTACCTCCCAGTTACGGCGCCTCTTATGCTCCGCCCAGTTACGGCGCATCTTATGCTCCACCCAGCTACGGTGCGTCGTATGCTCCTCCAAGTTACGGGGCCCCTGCACCAGCCTATCCAGCTCCAAGCTACGAGGCATCTTATGCGCCACCCAGTTACGGCGCGTCTTATGCTCCACCAAGTTACGGAGCCCCTGCTCCAGCCTATCCAGCTCCAAGCTACGAGGCATCTTATGCGCCACCCAGTTACGGCGCGTCTTATGCTCCACCAAGTTACGGAGCCCCTGCTCCAGCCTATCCAGCTCCAAGCTACGAGGCATCTTATGCGCCACCCAGTTACGGCGCGTCTTATGCGCCACCAAGTTACGGAGCCCCTGCTCCAGCCTATCCCGCTCCAAGCTACGAGGCATCTTATGCGCCACCCAGTTACGGCGCGTCTTATGCGCCACCAAGTTACGGAGCCCCTGCTCCAGCCTATCCCGCTCCAAGCTACGAGGCATCTTATGCGCCACCCAGTTACGGCGCGTCTTATGCACCACCAAGTTACGGAGCCCCTGCTCCAGCCTATCCCGCTCCAAGCTACGAGGCATCTTATGCGCCACCCAGTTACAGCGCGTCTTATGCTCCACCAAGTTACGGAGCCCCTGCTCCAGCATATCCCGCTCCAAGCTATGAGGCATCTTATGCGCCACCGAGTTACGGCATGTCTTATGCTCCACCAAGTTACGGGGCCCCTGCACCAGCCTATCCTGCTCCAAGCTACGAGGCATCTTATGCGCCACCCAGTTACGGCGCGTCTTATGCTCCACCAAGTTACGCAGCCCCTGCCCCAGCCTATCCCGCTCCAAGCTACGAGGCACCTTATGCGCCACCCAGTTACGGCGCGTCTTATGCTCCACCAAGTTACGGAGCCCCTGCTCCAGCCTATCCCGCTCCAAGCTACGAGGCATCTTATGCGCCACCCAGTTACGGCGCGTCTTATGCTCCACCAAGCTACGGAGCCCCTGCTCCAGCCTATCCCGCTCCAAGCTACGAGGCATCTTATGCGCCACCCAGTTACGGCGCGTCTTATGCTCCACCAAGTTACGGGGCCCCTGCTCCAGCCTATCCCGCTCCAAGCTACGAGGCATCTTATGCGCCACCCAGCTACGGCGCGTCTTATGCTCCACCAAGTTACGCAGCCCCTGCTCCAGCCTATCCCGCTCCAAGCTATGAGGCATCATATGCGCCACCCAGTTACAGCGCGTCTTATGCTCCACCAAGTTACGGGGCCCCTGCTCCAGCATATCCCGCTCCAAGCTATGAGGCATCTTATGCGCCACCGAGTTACGGCATGTCTTATGCTCCACCAAGTTACGGAGCCCCTGCACCAGCCTATCCTGCTCCAAGCTATGAGGCATCATATGCGCCACCCAGTTACGGCGCGTCTTATGCTCCACCAAGTTACGGAGCCCCTGCTCCAAGCTACGAGGCATCTTATGCTCCACCAAGTTATGGTGGATCTTATGCACCACCGATGTACAGCGCACCCTACCCTGCTCCGAGCTATGGTGCCTCCTATGCCCCTCCAAGCTACGGAGCATCTTACGCACCTCCAAGTTATGGTGCATCCTATCCTGCCCCAAGCTATCCCGCGCCGAGCTACAGTGCTTCCTACGCCCCTCCAAGCTATGGCGCCTCTTACGCACCGCCAAGCTATGGCGCATCCTACCCTGCTCCAAGCTATCCCGCTCCAAGTTACCCCGCCCCGAGCTACCCTGCCCCGAGGTATCCTGCTCCAAGCTACCCTGCCCCAAGCTACTCCGCCCCTACCTACGGAGCATCTTACGCGACACCAAGCTACCCTGTATATCATGCCACTCCGACCTATGGCGCGTCGTACCCAGCTATGGCCTACGGTACATCCTATGCTCCGTCAAGCTATCCAATGCAGGGAGCTTATGCTCCGGCTACTACTTTTACTCCAGTGCTCCGCCCAAGTCATGTTGTATCTTATGTCCCAGCCAAGTATGTTCACGACGACGGTTATGCTGCTAGCTACGCCGCTGAAG GTTAG
- the LOC135389114 gene encoding adhesive plaque matrix protein-like isoform X2: MRGPTFFLVGLTLVSSVLGRAPALRSGWGMARDTMPLSCPQTPPTCPRCYSVPTKELLDSVCSKDYVVRVVSANSLKTEGTRACGQLQVRSAGRGQLVDFSSVLHASLRRDCDCEPVLKRTGQFYILAKRSNFQGDVKLSKLSLDENVAVLSYNYRNARPLHSALKRCPPLEADKRSDSYAAGSSGGGSYGAGQETATLVSVSTYKVVVPSQSYSKSYPAPSYAAPYAAPSYAYPAPSYPAASYPAPSYPAPSYEASYAPPSYGASYPVASYPAPSYEASYAPPSYGASYPAPSYPAPSYPAPSYPAPSYGASYAPPSYAAPAPAYPAPSYEASYVPPSYGASYAPPSYGASYAPPSYGASYAPPSYGAPAPAYPAPSYEASYAPPSYGASYAPPSYGAPAPAYPAPSYEASYAPPSYGASYAPPSYGAPAPAYPAPSYEASYAPPSYGASYAPPSYGAPAPAYPAPSYEASYAPPSYGASYAPPSYGAPAPAYPAPSYEASYAPPSYGASYAPPSYGAPAPAYPAPSYEASYAPPSYSASYAPPSYGAPAPAYPAPSYEASYAPPSYGMSYAPPSYGAPAPAYPAPSYEASYAPPSYGASYAPPSYAAPAPAYPAPSYEAPYAPPSYGASYAPPSYGAPAPAYPAPSYEASYAPPSYGASYAPPSYGAPAPAYPAPSYEASYAPPSYGASYAPPSYGAPAPAYPAPSYEASYAPPSYGASYAPPSYAAPAPAYPAPSYEASYAPPSYSASYAPPSYGAPAPAYPAPSYEASYAPPSYGMSYAPPSYGAPAPAYPAPSYEASYAPPSYGASYAPPSYGAPAPSYEASYAPPSYGGSYAPPMYSAPYPAPSYGASYAPPSYGASYAPPSYGASYPAPSYPAPSYSASYAPPSYGASYAPPSYGASYPAPSYPAPSYPAPSYPAPRYPAPSYPAPSYSAPTYGASYATPSYPVYHATPTYGASYPAMAYGTSYAPSSYPMQGAYAPATTFTPVLRPSHVVSYVPAKYVHDDGYAASYAAEVYNLFVRIN; the protein is encoded by the exons ATGCGCGGCCCGACCTTCTTCCTCGTGGGTCTCACCCTGGTGTCGTCCGTGCTAGGTCGCGCCCCAGC ACTCCGGAGCGGATGGGGAATGGCGCGAGACACGATGCCCCTGTCCTGTCCTCAAACACCACCAACTTGCCCCAGGTGTTACAGCGTACCGACCAAGGAACTCCTGGACAGCGTCTGCTCTAAGGACTACG TTGTTCGCGTTGTATCTGCGAACAGTTTGAAGACCG AGGGCACCCGTGCATGTGGACAGCTGCAAGTGAGGTCAGCAGGACGCGGCCAGCTTGTGGACTTCAGCAGCGTTCTTCATGCATCGCTGCGCAGGGACTGCGACTGTGAACCCGTGCTCAAGC GAACGGGACAGTTCTACATCTTGGCCAAGAGGTCGAACTTCCAAGGCGATGTGAAGCTCTCTAAGCTCAGCCTGGACGAAAATGTTGCTGTGCTGAGTTACAACTACAGAAACGCACGTCCACTACACAGTGCATTGAAGAGATGTCCTCCATTGGAAGCCGATAAACGTAGTGACTCATACGCTGCCGGAAGCTCTGGAGGAGGAAGCTATGGAGCTGGCCAAGAGACCGCTACCCTGGTCAGCGTCAGCACTTACAAGGTCGTCGTTCCAA GCCAGTCCTACAGCAAGAGCTATCCAGCTCCAAGCTATGCGGCACCGTATGCTGCTCCAAGCTATGCCTATCCAGCCCCAAGCTATCCTGCCGCAAGTTACCCCGCTCCTAGCTACCCTGCACCAAGCTACGAAGCCTCCTACGCGCCACCAAGCTATGGTGCTTCATACCCCGTTGCAAGCTATCCCGCTCCCAGCTACGAAGCATCCTATGCCCCACCAAGTTACGGCGCATCGTACCCTGCCCCAAGCTATCCAGCCCCAAGTTACCCCGCTCCAAGCTATCCTGCCCCGAGCTACGGTGCCTCCTATGCTCCACCAAGTTACGCAGCCCCTGCTCCAGCCTATCCCGCTCCAAGCTACGAGGCATCGTATGTACCTCCCAGTTACGGCGCCTCTTATGCTCCGCCCAGTTACGGCGCATCTTATGCTCCACCCAGCTACGGTGCGTCGTATGCTCCTCCAAGTTACGGGGCCCCTGCACCAGCCTATCCAGCTCCAAGCTACGAGGCATCTTATGCGCCACCCAGTTACGGCGCGTCTTATGCTCCACCAAGTTACGGAGCCCCTGCTCCAGCCTATCCAGCTCCAAGCTACGAGGCATCTTATGCGCCACCCAGTTACGGCGCGTCTTATGCTCCACCAAGTTACGGAGCCCCTGCTCCAGCCTATCCAGCTCCAAGCTACGAGGCATCTTATGCGCCACCCAGTTACGGCGCGTCTTATGCGCCACCAAGTTACGGAGCCCCTGCTCCAGCCTATCCCGCTCCAAGCTACGAGGCATCTTATGCGCCACCCAGTTACGGCGCGTCTTATGCGCCACCAAGTTACGGAGCCCCTGCTCCAGCCTATCCCGCTCCAAGCTACGAGGCATCTTATGCGCCACCCAGTTACGGCGCGTCTTATGCACCACCAAGTTACGGAGCCCCTGCTCCAGCCTATCCCGCTCCAAGCTACGAGGCATCTTATGCGCCACCCAGTTACAGCGCGTCTTATGCTCCACCAAGTTACGGAGCCCCTGCTCCAGCATATCCCGCTCCAAGCTATGAGGCATCTTATGCGCCACCGAGTTACGGCATGTCTTATGCTCCACCAAGTTACGGGGCCCCTGCACCAGCCTATCCTGCTCCAAGCTACGAGGCATCTTATGCGCCACCCAGTTACGGCGCGTCTTATGCTCCACCAAGTTACGCAGCCCCTGCCCCAGCCTATCCCGCTCCAAGCTACGAGGCACCTTATGCGCCACCCAGTTACGGCGCGTCTTATGCTCCACCAAGTTACGGAGCCCCTGCTCCAGCCTATCCCGCTCCAAGCTACGAGGCATCTTATGCGCCACCCAGTTACGGCGCGTCTTATGCTCCACCAAGCTACGGAGCCCCTGCTCCAGCCTATCCCGCTCCAAGCTACGAGGCATCTTATGCGCCACCCAGTTACGGCGCGTCTTATGCTCCACCAAGTTACGGGGCCCCTGCTCCAGCCTATCCCGCTCCAAGCTACGAGGCATCTTATGCGCCACCCAGCTACGGCGCGTCTTATGCTCCACCAAGTTACGCAGCCCCTGCTCCAGCCTATCCCGCTCCAAGCTATGAGGCATCATATGCGCCACCCAGTTACAGCGCGTCTTATGCTCCACCAAGTTACGGGGCCCCTGCTCCAGCATATCCCGCTCCAAGCTATGAGGCATCTTATGCGCCACCGAGTTACGGCATGTCTTATGCTCCACCAAGTTACGGAGCCCCTGCACCAGCCTATCCTGCTCCAAGCTATGAGGCATCATATGCGCCACCCAGTTACGGCGCGTCTTATGCTCCACCAAGTTACGGAGCCCCTGCTCCAAGCTACGAGGCATCTTATGCTCCACCAAGTTATGGTGGATCTTATGCACCACCGATGTACAGCGCACCCTACCCTGCTCCGAGCTATGGTGCCTCCTATGCCCCTCCAAGCTACGGAGCATCTTACGCACCTCCAAGTTATGGTGCATCCTATCCTGCCCCAAGCTATCCCGCGCCGAGCTACAGTGCTTCCTACGCCCCTCCAAGCTATGGCGCCTCTTACGCACCGCCAAGCTATGGCGCATCCTACCCTGCTCCAAGCTATCCCGCTCCAAGTTACCCCGCCCCGAGCTACCCTGCCCCGAGGTATCCTGCTCCAAGCTACCCTGCCCCAAGCTACTCCGCCCCTACCTACGGAGCATCTTACGCGACACCAAGCTACCCTGTATATCATGCCACTCCGACCTATGGCGCGTCGTACCCAGCTATGGCCTACGGTACATCCTATGCTCCGTCAAGCTATCCAATGCAGGGAGCTTATGCTCCGGCTACTACTTTTACTCCAGTGCTCCGCCCAAGTCATGTTGTATCTTATGTCCCAGCCAAGTATGTTCACGACGACGGTTATGCTGCTAGCTACGCCGCTGAAG TCTACAATCTATTTGTGCGGATTAATTAG